The genomic window TCTCTGTAAAAGTAGACAGGGAAGAATACCCGGATATTGATAAAAAATACCAATTCTACATCCAGCTTTTAGGAAAAAATGGAGGATGGCCTCTCTCAGTTTTTACAGATGATGATGGTATTCCTTTTTTCGCAGGAACTTACTTCCCTCCTAATGAAAGTTACGGAATCCCAGGGTTTATAGATATCTTAAACCAAATATCAAATTTTTACAAAAACGACAAAGGTAAATTAAAAGGAGTAAAAGAAGGATATTTTAATATTTTAATAGAGCAAAAGAAGATAGATAATTTTGAAACTTTAAACATAAAAGCATTTGCAGAAGGTATAGATAAATTGTTAGATATGGCAAATGGCGGGCTGAAAGGCACCACAAAATTTCCAAACATACCAACAATAATTGCTCTAACAAAAGAAAATTTTTACCATAACAAAAAAACACAAGATTTTCTAAACTTAACTGCATCAAAATTATGCACATCGGGAATATTCGACCATATTAACGGAGGCTTTTTCAGATATTGCATAGATGAAAGTTGGTTTGTCCCTCATTTTGAAAAGATGCTTTATGACAACGCATTAAATGTAAGTTTTCTTTCAAAAATGTATGAACTAACAAATAACAAAACTTACTTGCATACGGCTGAAATGACACTTGACTTTTTAATGGATGATTTTTTTACTGAACACGGTTTTATATCATCTATGAATGCTGAAAGTGAAGATTTTGAAGGTAACAGTTCAGAGGGATTTTATTATAAAATAAATGAAAATGATTTAAAAATACTCGATGAAAGTGAATTAATATTTATATCTGAAAAAATATATTTAAAAAACAATGTCATAAATATACAAACAAACGATTACAAAGATATATTAAAAACTCACACAATTCTAACCAAACTGAACAAGACGAAAAAAGCTCCTGACAAAGACTATAAGATTATTATAAGTTGGAACAGCCTCCTCGTAATAGCAATGTTAGACTATTTTGGAGTATCAGCGGATGATTTTTATTTTAATGCAGCACTTAATCTTTTTGGTAAACTTAAACAACATTTTGACGGAGCAAACTTATTTAGGATAAGATATAATGATACCCTTTTTGAGCATAGTTGCCTTGAAGACTACTCATATCTACTTGCAGCCACACAAAAAGTATTTGAAATAACTAAAGACGTTAAACTTAAAGCATTTGCAAAGCAATTAATCGAAGCTGCAAATAAGTTATTTTTCAAAGACGGTCTTTTATATTTTGATAAGAATCACTCAGTATTTGATACTTTTGATGAGGCTATTTACTCGGCCTTTGGCTTGTATGTTATCAACACAGTCTATTTCAGTAAATTTATTGACCTAAATGTTGATATTAAAACTTTGAAACTAATCGCTTTTGATAGATTTAATAAATTTCCATTAGCCCACCCTACCCTATTAAATCTACAAAATTATTAAATTAAAGTTTTTCTAATTTGTCAGCTCCTAAAATTTGAAAATATGATATAATATCTCATAATGTTATAGGAGGCGTATATGAAAGTAAGATTAACTTTCCTTCTTTTTCTCATTTTAACTACCGTTAGTTTTGTTTTTGCTGAAACAGGTGAAAAAAGAATAGTAGTGATTTGCGCAGGCTGCCACGGTACTGATGGTGCATCTGTAGGTGATTCGATTCCAATAATTGGGGGGCAAAAGGCTGATTATCTAAAAAAGGTTATGGAAGAATATAAAAATGATGAAAAAGCAGGCTCAGTCATGAATAAAATAGCAAAAGGCTACAGCGACGAAAGGATTAATTTTGTTGCAAATTACTTTTCAAGCAAAAAATGGGTAAATACCAACAAAATTTATGATAATAATCTGGCGAATAAAGGTAAAAAAATTGCTGAAGTATGTTATGACTGTCATGGCAAACTTGGTGAAGGTATTGAGGCTTACCCAAGAATAGCCGGTCAGCCTGTCTTTTACTTAAAGCAGGTTTTATTAGACTATAAAAATAGTGTGCTAAAAAGTGATGAAATGTCTTTTGTGAGTGAATACAGTGATGATGACTTGGAAGCACTTGCCAACTATTTCTCTTCAATAAGACGATAGGAGGGATAATATGTCAAACATTAATAGGAGAAGTTTTATCAAAAATACCACAGTTGGTGTAGCAGGGTTGTCAATATTTGGATGCGCAGGTAAATACCATTCGGAAGTTATACCAAAAAAAGGTAAGAGAGTTATTGTTGTGGGTGGTGGTTTTGGAGGCGCTACAGCAGCAAAATATATCAAACTCAATGACCCTACTATAGAAGTTATTTTGATAGAAAAAAATAGTTATTTTGTTTCATGCCCTATTTCCAACCTCGTAATTGTTGGATTAAAGGATATGAATTACATTACATTCAAATATGACTTACTTGAAAAAAACTACGGAATAAAAATCTTGCAGGCAGAAGCTTTGGAACTAAACCCGGAAAACAATACACTTATCACTACAAAAGGCGTACTAAAATATGATAAACTGATACTATCTCCTGGTATAGGTTTTATTGAAGATAATAACATTGGTTACTCATTAAATCTAACTGACAAAATTCCTCATGCCTGGAAAGCCGGTAAGCAAACTGAAATACTACGACAACAGCTAAGTGAGCTTAAAAAAGGAGGCACTGTAATTTTAAGGGTTCCAAAGTCTCCTTACCGTTGTCCACCAGGGCCTTATGAAAGAGCATCATTAATTGCCAATTTTATAAAAAGGAATAACTTGGGTGGGAAAATAATAATACTTGACTCCAACGATGACGTTACTTCCAAAGGGAAACTATTTAAAGCTGCTTGGAACAATTTCTACCGTAGAGAACTCGAATACTTTAGCCAAGTTGAAGTTCAAAATATTGATGCTGAAAATATGATAATAGATACAAATAAAGGAAAAATTAAAGGTGATATAATAAACTTCATACCTAATCAAAAAGCTTCAAATACTGCATTTAAACTTGGGCTTATTAAGGAAGATAAGCTTTGGGCATTTGTAAATTCATACACTTTTGAATCAGAGATATTTAAAAATGTGTATGTAATTGGTGATTCTACAAATACAGGTAGTGTAGGAACTGTTCCAAAATCAGGCTATATTGCAAATTCTATGGGTAAAGTAGTAGCTGAGTCTGTAGTATCATCGTTAAATGGAAAGATGCCGCCAAAACCATTTATGGCAAACGCATGTTACAGTATGGTAAGTGATACCGAAGCTATATGGGTAACTGCTGTATATGAATACAACGAAAATGTAAAAAGGACTATTACAATAAAGGGAGCTTCCGGGACACCTAAAACAAGATCAAAAATTGATGCCAAACATCAGCTCAGCTGGGCTGAAAATATCTGGAGTGACACTTTAATGTAAAAAAAGCAGCCTATTAAGGCTGCTTTTTTTTGCTGGTCTGTAAGCCGGATTCTGTACCTAATCTCTTAGGTGGTGATCATTTATCTGGGACAAGTATTGCTACTTGCCTCAAGCAGCCTACCCGCAAGCATCGGACGAGCAGCCCTCAAACACTTGCCTATTTGGCCTTGCACCGGGTAGGGTTTACCATGCCCTGACTGTCACCAGACAGGCGGTGAGCTCTTACCTCCCCTTTTCACCCTTACCAAGCACCTCATTGGTAGTATTTGGCTTAAAAATAGCACTCAATAATATGAGTTTTATTGTTTGCTCAAATAGATAAAGTGAGGTGCTCGGCGGTATATTTTCTGTGGCACTTTCCACGCCTTTCGACGTATCGGTGTTACCGATTACCCTGCTCTATGGTGTCCGGACTTTCCTCCCGAGATTATCCCGAGCGATCACCCGACCAGCAAAGATTATTATAGTAATTACAAAGAGATTTTAAAGGGCAAAATTCACAATTAGGCTTTTTTTTACAAAAGTCCTTACAAAGGTTCACTATAAACGCATGATATTCTTTATAAACATCTACGCTTGGCTCTACTAATTTATGAAACATTTCTTGCAAGTTATCATAATCTTCCGAATCATTAATCCCAAGTCTTTTAAATAATCTTTTAGTATATGCATCTATAACAAATATTGGCATATTTAAAGCATACAAAATTATTGAATCGGCAGTTTCCTTACCTACACCATTAACTGTCAGTAGACTTTTCCTAATATCGTAAACATTTTTATTTTTAATATTGTCAAACTTACCACCGCAAAATTCATTAAAAAAATTAAGCACATTTTTCAATCTTTTAGCTTTTAAATTGTAAAACCCTGATGGCTTAATCAAAGATTTCAAAAACTCATCATTTACATTGATTAATTTTTGAAAATCAAGCATACTATTCTCTTTAAGATTTTTGATGCTTTTCTCGACATTTGCCCAACTGGTATTTTGGGTCAAGACAGCCCCTACAATTATCTCCAATATCGATTCGGCAGGCCACCATCCGGTTTTCCCATAATGCTCTTCAAGTAATAAATACACCCGATTTATTCTTTCTTGCATTTGTCCAACCTTTTTGAAATAATATGTTTATGTTTGACTTATCACAACTAAACAATGAAATCAACATGATGAAATCTGAAACACTTTCCAGGTATGGGAAAAAAGTAGATATCATCTGCACGTTAATAGAAAAAGAAAAACATTTTTTGGCTCGAAACGAAAAAATACTTATTAAAATCGAAAAAAAAATACCATTATTAAAACGAAAAAAGAAAAAAATATACGATAAAGTTTTGGAGAATGTTCAAAATAAAACAACTAAATCAAAAATAAAGATTGAGAAGATGTTAAAGTTAAAAGAAAAATATATTAATGAATATAAAACTCAAAGAGAAGCCTTAGGAATATTAGACCACACATTTATAGATGAATTTTATGACTAAATAATCAACATATTTTCTTCTATTTCTCAAAGCAATTCCATAATAAAATTAAAGTTTGTTATTTAATTACCGATTGAAATTAAGAGGTCAATATGGATAATATACTATTCCCTACTATAGCAGTTATAGGAAACACTGGCAATAACAGCCGCTTAAAAAGTGAAGTGAGAAAAAAATTCCGATTTAATGGAAAAGTTATTCATATCAGACCGGGCAGAGTAGATGAAAATGGAAAATCTACACTTGTAATTACGACTGAATTAAGTTTAAAAGAGCTCGAATCATTAAAAGGAAAAGAGGTAATTATTATTGCAGAATAAGTAGTTGAAAAAGAAGCCGGCATCCTGCCGGCAATGGACGATCCTTCTAACAGCGTGGTTGTTCCACTACTGCTAAATATATTATAGCATAATATATGCCATTATATGTTCAATTTTATTATGAAGGCACCTATAGATATAATTATTGCCCCTACAATTCGTTTCAAATACAATTTTTCCTTTAAAAAGTAGATTCCAAGCAAGACTCCAAAAACAGCGTTAATTTGACGTAAAGATGTAGCATAAGAAACATTCATATATACAAGCCCTAATCTATAACTCAAAAACGACAAGAATATTATCACCCCACCAATTAAAACATATATTTTATTTTTATCAAATTCTTCTAAATGATTCTTATATTTTAATTTCGCCTGAATTGTCAAAAACATCGTCATAAAAACAACAAGTGAGTAAACATATAATATGAAATTACTATTAGATACACCAAACTTATCAACAATAGCCCCAAAAGAGTAAAATACTGCTGACAAGATTGCAAATATTATTCCTTTTGTATCAAGGCTAACTTTCATTTTGGTGGAATGCATTATCATCACACCAATAAGTATTATTAATATTCCAAATAACCCAAAAAATGAAATTTCTTCACCTATAAAAAACTTAGCCCATATAACAACGAGAAGTGGGGATGCGGTTGTTATTGGATATACAAGAGATGCATCTGTTAAGTTATAACTAGTTGATAAACATAGATGATACAGTGTAAAACAAATAGCAGCTAAAAGCCCTAAAAATATTGTTCTTAAATCAAACATTAAACTGTTTTTGAAAAAAAATACGGTAATTATTGTAAAAATAAAAAGGTTTACCAGATGCATCTGGTAATTAAATATGTATTTATTATTAGATTTTTTTAATAGAATATTCCAACAAGAGTGGGTGAAGGCACTAAAGATGACTAATATAAATCCAATCATAGTTATTTTTAATAATTCTGATTTAATTATAAATCAAGCACTATATTCAAAAAACGTTTATTTATCATATCGTCGTTATATAACTAATCTTCCAAATCAATAAAATTTACAAATAGCCTTTATTTACTAATTAAATTAAGGATATAACATACAAAAAATTACATTATTTTGTATACAATATACAATAAAATCGTTGACAATAGAAAATTATAATGCTAAAAAATAAACAACGGTTTAAAAAATAAGAACACTAATTCCAAGGAGGTTTATATGTCATTAAAGGAAGTATTAGCCAAGAAGATTGAAGCACACAGACCTAGAACTACCAGACTTGTTAAAGAATATGGTGATGTTAAGGTTGGAGAGGTTACAATTTCGCAAGTTATTGGTGGGATGAGAGGAATAAAATCATTAGTTACAGATATTTCTTACCTTGACCCTATGGAAGGTATTCGTTTTAGAGGGATGACTATTCCTGAGACTTTTGCAGCTTTGCCAAAAGTGCCTGGTTCAGAATATCCTTACGTAGAGGGTTTTTGGTGGTTGCTTCTCACTGGTGATGTTCCTACAATGGAGCAAACTCTTGAAGTAGTAGCTGACTGGAAAGCTCGCTCACAAGTTCCTGAATATGTTTGGGACATTTTAAGAACTATGCCAAGAGATACTCACCCAATGACTATGTTCTCAGCGGCAATTCTTGCTATGCAGAGAGAGTCTATTTTTGCTAAAAACTATGCAGCAGGTAAATTCAACAAGATGACTTGTTGGGAAGATATGTATGAAGATTGTAACAATCTTCTTGCAAAATTACCAACAATCGCTGCTTATATCTACAGAATGAAGTATAAGGGAGATACTCCAATTGCTCCAAATCCTGAGCTTGACTGGGGTGGAAACTTTGCTCACATGATGGGCATCGGCAAACCTTATGATGATGTTGCAAGAATGTATTTCATTCTTCACTCTGACCACGAATCTGGAAACGTATCAGCTCATACAACTCACCTTGTTGCATCAGCTCTTTCTGATGCTTACTACTCACTTTCAGCCGGTATTAACGGCCTTGCAGGTCCACTTCATGGTCTTGCTAACCAAGAAGTACTTGCTTGGACACAAAACTTTATGCAAAAACTTGGTGGTAAACTTCCTACTAAAGAAGAGTTGGAAAAAGCTCTTTGGGATACACTTAATTCAGGTCAGGTTATTCCTGGATACGGTCACGCTGTTCTTAGAAAAACTGACCCAAGATATACTTCACAAAGAGAATTCTGTCTTAAGACTCCTGGGCTTAAGGACTACCCATTATTCCAGCTTGTTAGCATGATTTATGAAGTAGCTCCAAAAGTTCTTATGGAGCATGGTAAAGCTAAAAATCCATGGCCAAACGTTGACGCTCAGTCTGGTGTTATTCAGTGGTACTACGGTGTTACTGAGTACGATTTCTACACTGTATTGTTTGGTGTTGGTCGTGCCCTTGGTGTTCTTGCTAACATTACTTGGGACAGAGCTCTTGGTTATCCTATTGAAAGACCAAAATCTGTTACTACTGATATGCTTGAAGAAATCGCAGGAATTAAAAAGTAATATATTAAAGGCCCCTTATGGGGCCTTTTTTAATTTGTACAATTTGTTAATTTTATACTTTGATATATCACTATTTTTAACAAGCGCTTAGTACTATAACTATTTTAGCCTTATAATACCCTAAATATTTTAGAGTAATCAATATAATATCCATACCAACAATTTGAAAACTATTTATAACAGGTGAAATTACACAAGGTACAGAGAAAGTAAATCAAATAAAATCAGAGCTAAACTATGGTTATCAGCGGAATTAAAAAAGAAAAATAATATTGCGACATAAAGCTACAAAATTGGAATAATGGCAATTTATGCTATCTTAAAAAAAGCTATAAAAGCATTCCATCTTTTGCAATAATCGTGTTTGGGCATATTTTCAGTGCCAACAAATGCATCTTTTCAAGCTCTTTATCTGTATATTCTGGATTATGGTGAAATAATACCAAACTCTTTACATTTGCTTTCTTGGCTATTTCACAACCCTTTACATATGTAGAGTGCCCCCATCCTTTCTTAGACACACCATCAATTAAACCTTCATAATCATCGGGGAAATATGTGGTATCAAATATTAAATAATCAGCTCTCCTTGCAAACTCTATTAGACTGTTATCAGACTGATCAGAATGTTCATAGTCTGTTGCATAAATATACCTCTTATCATCAGTATAAATCTTATAAACCAATGCACCATTAGGATGATTTCCAGCCATATATTCTATATCAATACCTTCAAAGGAAAATTTTTTCTGATTCGAAACCAACTTGAGGCTCAATTTAGCATTAAATACTTCTATCCCAACAGGAAAAAATGGTTTTTTATAAATATTTGACAAGAATTCATCTATCCCTTTAAAGCCATATTTTTCACTAACATAAAAATTAATTTTAACGTCCTTATAAAATAATGGTTTAAACCCTAATATGCCGATCAAATGATCCCAATGTAAATGTGAAAAGAAAATATTAAACTCAGTGATTCCGTCCAAGTCCTGCTTTGTTAAGCTCTGAACACCCGTCCCCATATCAAATAAAACAGCTCTATCACCTAAAGTTGCAATGAGTGATGATGTGTATGATCCATATTTATTAAACTCTACACCATACACACTGTTAGTACCACGACAACCTAAGATTTTTAGCACTTAAACCTCTTGTAAAGTTTAACTGAATTCCCTTTTTCATTGTATTCTATTTCATCAAAATACATCTTAGCTATCATTATTCCTCTGCCATGTAACTTTAATAAATCATCTTCATTCTTTTCACTTGCTTTTTTCACATTAAAACCTTTACCCATATCTGTAACTCTTACTTCAAAATATTCATTATTGTAAAAGATATTAACGGTAACATATCTTTTAGAAAATTCATCCCTTTGAAGTCTCTCATTTAGCATATCCGTATAAGTCCCTTTTTCCGTACTTTCAAACTTTTCATCACCGGTTATTTCAAGGTTACCATGCTCAATCCCGTTAGTAATGATTTCAGATAGTCCTATCCTAAGCTTTTGAATGTCTGAAATACTACAAAAGCAACTCAATTCTTTTGTAATATTGTAAACAATTTTATCTACTTCAAAGATATTGTTACGTATAATAAATTCTTTATGAATAAATTTTGGGTAAAATCCATCTGAAAAAAAACCAATCTTACCACCATGATAAATAGTATCTATCAACATTCTAAACTGAATGATGTCAAATGATTCACTTAGTTCATACACACATTTTTTAGATTCCTTTTGTCCAATAATGACAATAGGCAATTCACCACAATCAAACTTTTGTTCAGAATCCGCAACATCAGTAATATAAAAAATAAAGCCATAGTCGATTTCGCAGGGGTTATCTACAAAATTCACACAATCAATCTCTTCAAGTTCACTATACTTTTGAACTTTTTGAAGTATGTTGTAATTTTCAATAAAACATGCTATTTTTTTCATATGTAAATTATAACATAAATTTTAACAAAATAAACTTTTTTTTGAATTTTATATTAAAGAATTAAGGAGGGCATATGTTACCAAAAGAAATCTTTAGACAGTATGACATAAGAGGTATTGTACCAAAAACTTTTAACCAAGAAATAGCTTGCAATATTGCTAATGTTTTTGGCTATCAAATAAAGGAAAAACTACAAAAAAATAATCCGGTCGTATCTGTTGGAAGGGATGTTAGAATATCTTCTGACGATATATTCAAAGGTGTTTTAAAAGGGCTAAATGATGCAGGCTGTAATGTTATAGAGCTCGGACACTGCCCTACCCCTGTAACCTATTTTAGCGCATTTCATCTCAAAACAGATGCTTTTTTAATGATTACAGGGAGTCACAACCCGTCTGATTATAACGGAATGAAGCTTGGTATAGGCAAATCTACTTACCACTCTGAGCTTATCACTTCCATGTATGAAGATTTTTTAAAATATGGATACAGAGAAGAAAAAGAGAAAGGTAGCCATTCAACTTATGACATAAAGCGGGAATATATAAAGTGGACTTTAGAGCATTTTAAAACTTTGAAAGAAAAAATTAACAATATTGACAGAAAAATAACTATCGTCCTTGATGCAGGTAACGGAGTAGCCTCAGATGTGGCTCCAGAGATTTTCAAAAACTTAGGAGTAAATGTTGTTGAGTTATATTGTGAATATGATGGTAACTTTCCAAATCATCATCCAGACCCAACTGTTGAAGAAAACTTAAAAGATGCAAAAGATAAGATAAAAGTAACAAATGCAGACTTTGCTGTTGCTTATGATGGGGATGCCGATAGAATTGGGGTTGTTGATAATGAGCAAAATGTAATCTGGGGGGATATGCTCATACTTATTCTCGCCAGAGAGATTGCTAAAACTATAAAAAGACCTACAATTATTGCCGATGTAAAGGCATCTCAGGTATTATTTGATGAGCTAAAAAAAGATGGCATAAATGCAATAATGTGGAAAACCGGACATTCCCTGATAAAGTCAAAATTAAAAGAAACAAATGCTGAGCTTGCCGGAGAAATGAGTGGTCACATATTTTTTGCGGACAGATATTTCGGATATGATGATGCAATCTACTCATCAGTAAGATTTTTAGAATCTTATGTAAATGAACTAATATCAGGCAAAATAACAAAAGTGTCAGACCTTTTAAGAAATGTTCCAAAAGTGTATAATACTCCGGAAATAAGGTTTGAATGTGAAGAATCAAGAAAATTTGAAATAGTTGAAAATTTGGCTAAAAAGTTTGACGAATATAAAAAGAACAATAAGTTTGGAGTAAAAGATATTATTACAATTGACGGTATTAGAGTTATTTTTGAAAAAGGTTGGGGGCTATTAAGAGCAAGCAATACACAACCTGTATTAGTAATGAGGTTTGAAGCCACCGATTTAAATTCTATGAATAGCTATAAAGATATTTTTGAAAAAGAACTAAATTCACTTTAAAGAAAAAGGGCAGTAAAACTGCCCTTTTTTATATATTAGGTCCACCTTTAGCAATATCTGTTTTATCATCAGATTGAAATTTTTTGAAATTCTCTACAAAGTTTTTAGCTAAATTTTTTAGACTTTCATTGTACTTATCTTTATCTTCCCAAGCAAGCTCAGGATGTACAACATTTTCAGGAATACCAGGGATTTCTTTTGGTATGCCAAAGCCAAACACTTCATTTCTTACAAATGCTGACTTTTCCAAACTTCCATTTAAAATAGATTTTATAATTGCCCTTGTATGCTTAATTTTAAATCTATCACCTACTCCATACGGCCCGCCGGTAAGCCCTGTATTTACTAACCAACATGTAACATCATGTTTCGTTATTCTTTCTCCCAAAAGCTCTGCATACCTAAACGGGTGATGTACCATAAAAGGTGCCCCAAAACATGCACTAAATACCGCCTTAGGCTCTGTAACCCCTTTTTCCGTCCCTGCAACCTTAGCAGTATACCCTGAAACAAAGTGATACATCGCTTGCTCTTTGCTAAGTTTTGCTACCGGAGGCAATACGCCAAAAGCATCATATGTTAAAAATATAATATTTTTTGGATGTTTACCTTTACCATCTTCTATAATCTTAGGAAGGTGAGTAATAGGGTAAGAAGCTCTTGTATTTTCAGTGAGAGAATCATCGTCAAGGTCAATTCTCCTTGTTTCAACATCAATTGCAACATTTTCCAAAACTGTCCCAAATTTTCTAGTAGTTTCATATATATCAGGCTCAGCTTCTTTAGAAAGATTAATCACCTTTGCATAACATCCACCTTCAATATTGAAAACACCGCTATCATTCCAACCGTGTTCATCATCCCCAATCAAATATCTTTCTGGGTCTGTTGAAAGAGTTGTTTTTCCTGTTCCAGATAGTCCAAAAAATAGTGCTACATCACCATTTTCTCCTACATTGGCTGAACAGTGCATAGACATAATATCTTTTTTAGGTAGCAAGTAATTCATAACTGTAAAAATTGATTTCTTTATTTCGCCTGCATAGCTTGTACCACCTATCAAGACAAGTTTTTCTTCAAAATTTACTATTATAAATGTCTCAGAGTTTGTTCCATCTTCATCAGGATTAGCATGAAATCTTGGCAAATCTATCACGGTAAAATCAGGCTTAAAGTTTTCAAGGTTTTCTTTATTTAATTCTCTTATAAACATATTTCTTGCAAAAAGTGAGTGCCATGCATACTCGGAAATTACCCTAACCTTAAGCCTTGTTTCTTCATCGCTTCCTGCATAGCAATCTTGAACAAAAATCTCTTTCGTCTGCAAATAAGCCTTAATCTTGCTGTAGATTTTTTCAAAAGATTCTTTACTTATCGGTTTGTTATCTTTAGACCAATACACATCACTTGTACTAGGTAAATCAACAATATATTTATCGTTTGCTGACCTTCCAGTATGATGCCCTGTCCTAACTACAACAGGTCCTAAATGGGCAATAATCCCCTCACTCCTTTTGACAATTGCCTCATAAAGTGCTGGTGTTGTCAAGTTTCTATTAACTTGTGCAACATTTTTAAATCCATAGATATCCAAAATGCTCTCTTTCATATATCCCCCTTTTAAAAAACTGTTGAAAAAGCGTGGCATTTTATTATAATTCTTTGATGCTTGTAAACAGTTTTTTTATATCTGATATACCCGAATCGGAAATAAAAAAGGAAAAAGACAAAGCCAGAGCTTTAAGAAAAAAACAATGGTGGAAAAATCAAATATCACAAGGCATTTGTCATTATTGTGGCAGAAAATTTTCACCAGAAGAGTTGACAATGGATCATATTGTTCCACTTATACGAGGCGGTAAAACCACTAAAGGAAATGTAGTACCTGCTTGCAAAGAATGTAATAACAAAAAGAAATATATGCTTCCAATTGAATGGGC from Deferrivibrio essentukiensis includes these protein-coding regions:
- a CDS encoding c-type cytochrome; this translates as MKVRLTFLLFLILTTVSFVFAETGEKRIVVICAGCHGTDGASVGDSIPIIGGQKADYLKKVMEEYKNDEKAGSVMNKIAKGYSDERINFVANYFSSKKWVNTNKIYDNNLANKGKKIAEVCYDCHGKLGEGIEAYPRIAGQPVFYLKQVLLDYKNSVLKSDEMSFVSEYSDDDLEALANYFSSIRR
- a CDS encoding GRP family sugar transporter gives rise to the protein MIGFILVIFSAFTHSCWNILLKKSNNKYIFNYQMHLVNLFIFTIITVFFFKNSLMFDLRTIFLGLLAAICFTLYHLCLSTSYNLTDASLVYPITTASPLLVVIWAKFFIGEEISFFGLFGILIILIGVMIMHSTKMKVSLDTKGIIFAILSAVFYSFGAIVDKFGVSNSNFILYVYSLVVFMTMFLTIQAKLKYKNHLEEFDKNKIYVLIGGVIIFLSFLSYRLGLVYMNVSYATSLRQINAVFGVLLGIYFLKEKLYLKRIVGAIIISIGAFIIKLNI
- a CDS encoding citrate (Si)-synthase, with protein sequence MSLKEVLAKKIEAHRPRTTRLVKEYGDVKVGEVTISQVIGGMRGIKSLVTDISYLDPMEGIRFRGMTIPETFAALPKVPGSEYPYVEGFWWLLLTGDVPTMEQTLEVVADWKARSQVPEYVWDILRTMPRDTHPMTMFSAAILAMQRESIFAKNYAAGKFNKMTCWEDMYEDCNNLLAKLPTIAAYIYRMKYKGDTPIAPNPELDWGGNFAHMMGIGKPYDDVARMYFILHSDHESGNVSAHTTHLVASALSDAYYSLSAGINGLAGPLHGLANQEVLAWTQNFMQKLGGKLPTKEELEKALWDTLNSGQVIPGYGHAVLRKTDPRYTSQREFCLKTPGLKDYPLFQLVSMIYEVAPKVLMEHGKAKNPWPNVDAQSGVIQWYYGVTEYDFYTVLFGVGRALGVLANITWDRALGYPIERPKSVTTDMLEEIAGIKK
- a CDS encoding MBL fold metallo-hydrolase; amino-acid sequence: MLKILGCRGTNSVYGVEFNKYGSYTSSLIATLGDRAVLFDMGTGVQSLTKQDLDGITEFNIFFSHLHWDHLIGILGFKPLFYKDVKINFYVSEKYGFKGIDEFLSNIYKKPFFPVGIEVFNAKLSLKLVSNQKKFSFEGIDIEYMAGNHPNGALVYKIYTDDKRYIYATDYEHSDQSDNSLIEFARRADYLIFDTTYFPDDYEGLIDGVSKKGWGHSTYVKGCEIAKKANVKSLVLFHHNPEYTDKELEKMHLLALKICPNTIIAKDGMLL
- a CDS encoding ATP-binding protein, which translates into the protein MKKIACFIENYNILQKVQKYSELEEIDCVNFVDNPCEIDYGFIFYITDVADSEQKFDCGELPIVIIGQKESKKCVYELSESFDIIQFRMLIDTIYHGGKIGFFSDGFYPKFIHKEFIIRNNIFEVDKIVYNITKELSCFCSISDIQKLRIGLSEIITNGIEHGNLEITGDEKFESTEKGTYTDMLNERLQRDEFSKRYVTVNIFYNNEYFEVRVTDMGKGFNVKKASEKNEDDLLKLHGRGIMIAKMYFDEIEYNEKGNSVKLYKRFKC
- a CDS encoding NAD(P)/FAD-dependent oxidoreductase, coding for MSNINRRSFIKNTTVGVAGLSIFGCAGKYHSEVIPKKGKRVIVVGGGFGGATAAKYIKLNDPTIEVILIEKNSYFVSCPISNLVIVGLKDMNYITFKYDLLEKNYGIKILQAEALELNPENNTLITTKGVLKYDKLILSPGIGFIEDNNIGYSLNLTDKIPHAWKAGKQTEILRQQLSELKKGGTVILRVPKSPYRCPPGPYERASLIANFIKRNNLGGKIIILDSNDDVTSKGKLFKAAWNNFYRRELEYFSQVEVQNIDAENMIIDTNKGKIKGDIINFIPNQKASNTAFKLGLIKEDKLWAFVNSYTFESEIFKNVYVIGDSTNTGSVGTVPKSGYIANSMGKVVAESVVSSLNGKMPPKPFMANACYSMVSDTEAIWVTAVYEYNENVKRTITIKGASGTPKTRSKIDAKHQLSWAENIWSDTLM
- a CDS encoding thioredoxin domain-containing protein — its product is MNKLSQEPSLYLRQHQNNPVNWLTLRDNPFELAKSEHKPVFISIGYSSCHWCHVMSRETFDNEQVANILNNDFISVKVDREEYPDIDKKYQFYIQLLGKNGGWPLSVFTDDDGIPFFAGTYFPPNESYGIPGFIDILNQISNFYKNDKGKLKGVKEGYFNILIEQKKIDNFETLNIKAFAEGIDKLLDMANGGLKGTTKFPNIPTIIALTKENFYHNKKTQDFLNLTASKLCTSGIFDHINGGFFRYCIDESWFVPHFEKMLYDNALNVSFLSKMYELTNNKTYLHTAEMTLDFLMDDFFTEHGFISSMNAESEDFEGNSSEGFYYKINENDLKILDESELIFISEKIYLKNNVINIQTNDYKDILKTHTILTKLNKTKKAPDKDYKIIISWNSLLVIAMLDYFGVSADDFYFNAALNLFGKLKQHFDGANLFRIRYNDTLFEHSCLEDYSYLLAATQKVFEITKDVKLKAFAKQLIEAANKLFFKDGLLYFDKNHSVFDTFDEAIYSAFGLYVINTVYFSKFIDLNVDIKTLKLIAFDRFNKFPLAHPTLLNLQNY